One segment of Brassica napus cultivar Da-Ae chromosome C3, Da-Ae, whole genome shotgun sequence DNA contains the following:
- the BNAC03G62430D gene encoding uncharacterized protein BNAC03G62430D, producing the protein MYVSSVSPRFHKSYKARCVSLPVRLHPSVRRIQEVVSRVRALGSSSLESRTMVRDGLSGLTEIYRSLSEDLFKSSSETQQALLNGGLMDELLEVSLKYLEVCGGAKDGASRIKKSVVELQSALRRSKKGGEFSLEGDVDAYLASRKEIKKEIKKYMVMSKETDACLESSVWCGGGDDQELSALVRVMQETSVITCFVLRTVLSFLSSPKGLKSKNHHQSKGWGIVMKLVKKGIDHNHHEKEFSCIELEAMEAELGKVVVVTTREDQEEEKEISEEVSEMIQCAVVRAKDVETAMEELEEGLEGLFKVMIQARVSLLNILST; encoded by the coding sequence ATGTATGTGTCTTCAGTGTCTCCGAGATTTCACAAATCATACAAAGCTAGATGTGTTAGCTTACCGGTTCGGTTGCATCCAAGTGTTAGGAGGATTCAAGAAGTTGTCTCCAGGGTTAGAGCTTTGGGGTCGTCTTCATTGGAGTCGAGGACGATGGTCCGTGACGGTCTCTCTGGTCTCACTGAGATCTATAGATCTTTAAGCGAAGATCTCTTCAAGTCTTCTTCTGAAACTCAACAAGCTCTTCTTAATGGTGGTTTGATGGATGAGCTTCTTGAAGTGTCGTTGAAGTACTTAGAGGTTTGTGGAGGAGCTAAAGACGGTGCGTCGAGGATCAAAAAGAGTGTTGTTGAGCTTCAGTCAGCATTGAGAAGGAGCAAGAAGGGAGGTGAGTTTAGCCTCGAGGGTGACGTTGATGCTTACCTGGCGTCGCGTAAAGAGATCAAGAAAGAGATCAAGAAGTATATGGTGATGTCGAAAGAGACAGATGCGTGTTTAGAGAGTAGTGTTTggtgtggtggtggtgatgatcAAGAATTGAGTGCTTTGGTTAGAGTGATGCAAGAAACAAGTGTGATCACTTGTTTCGTCTTACGCACGGTATTGTCGTTCTTGTCGTCGCCAAAAGGGTTAAAGAGTAAGAATCATCATCAATCCAAAGGTTGGGGGATTGTTATGAAGCTTGTTAAGAAAGGAATAGATCATAATCATCATGAGAAAGAGTTTTCTTGCATTGAGCTTGAAGCTATGGAAGCTGAGCTTGGGAAGGTCGTTGTGGTGACGACAAGGGAagatcaagaagaggagaaagagataAGTGAGGAAGTAAGTGAGATGATTCAATGTGCAGTGGTTAGAGCGAAAGACGTGGAGACAGCCATGGAAGAGCTGGAAGAGGGACTTGAAGGATTGTTCAAAGTGATGATACAAGCTAGAGTGTCTCTTCTTAACATCCTATCCACTTAA